The proteins below come from a single Patescibacteria group bacterium genomic window:
- a CDS encoding aminoacyl--tRNA ligase-related protein, whose protein sequence is MKQSILFPKTIKNAPKEEISTNAQLLVRAGFINKLTAGVYTYLPLGLRVLKKIEKVIREEINNIGGQEIYMPALHPYENYVTTGRENIDILFHLESATGKKYVLGMSHEEIVVPLVKQYINSYKDLPLYLYQIQTKFRNELRAKSGILRGREFMMKDLYSFHRDEKDFMEYYEKSKIAYRNIFTRLGIGEHTYITFASGGTFSKYSHEFQTVTPSGEDLIYLCEKCKIAVNREILAEQKTCPNCNNKDLVEKKSIEVGNIFPLKTKFSKAFNLMYTDEKGIRKEIIMGCYGIGLGRALGTVVEINNDSNGIIWPKEIAPFDVHLVSLNNNAEGDHIYTSLQKNGLEVLYDDRKETAGSKLKDADLIGIPARMIVGQKTGNQVEIKLRKGGETVICELKKAIDIIKQGNV, encoded by the coding sequence ATGAAACAGTCGATATTGTTTCCAAAAACAATTAAAAATGCCCCAAAGGAAGAGATAAGCACCAACGCGCAACTGTTGGTGCGCGCCGGATTTATCAACAAACTGACAGCGGGTGTATACACATACCTTCCTTTAGGTTTAAGAGTCCTGAAAAAAATTGAGAAAGTGATCCGCGAGGAAATAAACAATATTGGAGGCCAGGAAATCTATATGCCGGCACTACACCCGTATGAGAATTATGTAACAACCGGTCGTGAAAATATTGATATTTTATTTCATCTGGAATCCGCTACTGGAAAGAAATATGTACTGGGTATGAGTCATGAAGAAATTGTTGTTCCCTTGGTTAAGCAATACATAAATTCATATAAAGATCTTCCGCTCTATCTTTATCAGATTCAAACCAAATTCAGAAATGAGCTTCGAGCAAAGTCCGGCATTTTGCGCGGAAGAGAGTTTATGATGAAAGATTTGTATTCTTTCCATCGGGATGAAAAAGATTTTATGGAATATTACGAGAAATCAAAGATTGCTTATAGAAATATTTTTACGAGGCTTGGTATCGGAGAACATACCTATATTACCTTTGCCTCCGGCGGAACTTTTTCAAAATATTCCCACGAGTTCCAGACTGTCACACCTTCGGGGGAGGATTTAATTTACTTATGTGAAAAATGCAAAATTGCGGTAAACAGGGAAATTTTAGCTGAACAGAAAACTTGTCCAAATTGCAACAACAAAGACCTTGTTGAAAAAAAATCAATTGAAGTTGGAAATATTTTTCCTTTAAAAACAAAATTCTCAAAAGCTTTTAACTTAATGTATACAGATGAGAAGGGGATTAGAAAAGAGATTATAATGGGCTGCTATGGTATCGGCCTCGGGAGAGCGCTAGGAACGGTTGTGGAGATCAATAATGACTCAAATGGTATAATTTGGCCGAAGGAAATCGCCCCCTTTGACGTTCATCTTGTCAGTCTGAATAATAACGCTGAAGGGGACCATATTTACACTTCTTTACAGAAAAATGGACTTGAAGTATTATATGATGACCGTAAAGAAACAGCGGGTTCTAAGCTTAAAGACGCTGATTTAATTGGTATTCCTGCGCGGATGATTGTGGGTCAAAAAACAGGAAATCAAGTAGAGATTAAGTTAAGAAAAGGCGGAGAAACAGTTATCTGCGAATTAAAAAAAGCGATAGATATAATAAAACAAGGTAATGTTTAA
- the rseP gene encoding RIP metalloprotease RseP, which produces MIITILILVVVLGLIIFVHEAGHYFAAKKLGAAVEEFGFGFPPRIFGIKKKGTIYSINWIPFGGFVKIKGEGGDFKNDADSFSNLKIWKRAVILSSGVFMNFVLAFILLSVGFFIGLPSVVTDNLPKDRMSDEKIQVLSILDGSPAFEAGLEVGDNIITIDGKTFENVDDLIEYTSPKLNDTVKIEYIRGSESKTSDIVLKDLDDSGLGKMGAGLVETAIVSYPWYEAIYEGIKATFSVTWQIIVAFYELLKNLIVKQTVPADISGPIGIAVMTSKVAKMGFIYLLQFTALLSVNLMILNFLPFPALDGGRVFFLLIEKIRRKPISQKVESMIHTIGFFILIGLVLLVSIRDVSRFKENIFGFMRNLTG; this is translated from the coding sequence ATGATAATTACAATTCTTATTTTAGTTGTAGTACTGGGTTTGATAATTTTTGTCCATGAAGCCGGACATTATTTTGCGGCAAAGAAGCTTGGTGCTGCCGTAGAAGAATTCGGATTTGGTTTTCCACCCAGAATATTTGGTATCAAAAAAAAAGGGACAATCTATTCCATCAACTGGATACCCTTCGGAGGATTCGTAAAAATTAAAGGAGAAGGAGGGGATTTCAAAAATGATGCGGACAGTTTCTCAAATTTAAAAATTTGGAAAAGAGCAGTAATTCTTTCCAGTGGTGTATTTATGAATTTTGTTTTAGCCTTCATTTTGCTTAGCGTCGGATTTTTTATTGGTCTGCCTTCAGTTGTAACGGATAATCTTCCAAAAGATAGAATGAGTGACGAGAAAATCCAGGTATTGTCTATTTTGGATGGTTCACCTGCTTTTGAAGCAGGACTTGAGGTTGGGGACAATATTATTACTATCGACGGAAAAACGTTCGAAAATGTTGATGATCTGATAGAATATACATCACCAAAACTGAATGATACGGTAAAAATTGAATATATTCGGGGGAGTGAGTCTAAAACATCAGATATTGTGTTAAAAGATCTGGACGATTCAGGATTAGGTAAAATGGGCGCCGGTTTAGTGGAAACGGCGATTGTGTCATATCCCTGGTATGAGGCAATCTATGAGGGCATTAAAGCTACGTTTTCTGTAACCTGGCAAATCATTGTTGCCTTTTATGAATTGCTGAAGAATCTGATCGTGAAACAAACCGTCCCCGCAGATATTTCGGGACCGATTGGGATAGCAGTTATGACGTCTAAAGTTGCAAAAATGGGATTCATTTATCTTCTGCAATTTACCGCGCTGCTTTCAGTCAATCTGATGATCCTCAACTTTTTGCCATTTCCGGCGCTGGACGGAGGCAGAGTATTCTTTCTTCTAATTGAAAAAATCCGGCGTAAACCGATCTCACAAAAGGTTGAATCGATGATCCATACTATAGGATTCTTCATATTAATCGGATTAGTGCTACTCGTAAGTATCAGGGATGTTTCCAGGTTTAAAGAAAACATTTTCGGATTCATGAGAAATTTAACAGGATAA
- the frr gene encoding ribosome recycling factor has product MDQISEFKINSEKAVDHLRLELSKIRSGRATPNLVENIQVECYGNKSPLVQLATITAPDQGSLLIQPWDKSVMKEIEKAIYASEIGLSPVNEGPHIRVSIPTLTEEKRLELVKLINVKVEDARIAIRASREASIKILRAQEKEKTISEDELFATQKGLQQETDSFIERIKEISEKKEKEIMTV; this is encoded by the coding sequence ATGGATCAAATCAGTGAATTTAAAATTAATTCCGAAAAAGCAGTAGATCATCTAAGGTTAGAATTATCTAAAATAAGATCGGGACGGGCAACGCCAAATCTCGTAGAAAACATTCAGGTTGAATGCTATGGAAATAAATCACCACTCGTACAGCTCGCAACAATTACTGCGCCCGACCAGGGGTCGCTTCTTATTCAGCCGTGGGATAAATCAGTAATGAAGGAAATTGAGAAGGCAATCTACGCATCAGAAATCGGATTATCACCGGTAAATGAGGGCCCGCATATTAGGGTCAGTATCCCCACGTTAACAGAGGAAAAGAGGCTTGAACTCGTGAAACTAATTAATGTAAAAGTTGAAGACGCGCGAATTGCTATACGTGCATCAAGAGAGGCTTCCATAAAAATTCTGCGTGCGCAGGAAAAGGAAAAAACAATATCCGAGGACGAGTTATTCGCAACTCAAAAGGGATTGCAACAGGAAACAGATTCTTTTATTGAAAGAATAAAAGAAATCTCAGAAAAAAAAGAAAAAGAAATAATGACCGTATAA
- a CDS encoding DNA polymerase III subunit delta' C-terminal domain-containing protein — MSKVDYIGNKAVVEYLNRAIDSQNFSHAYLFVGPEKIGKSTLAYQFAKSALCLNPSIKSAIGPCNDCNSCIQFDKHVHADFHVLEKSDDKITIPVEALRIFQRQFNKTTFVSNRKVGIINTADALNIEGSNALLKTLEEPPGDSIIILISSSTESLPLTVISRCQIIPFSLVQKSEIKEMLLRNKCANTDASIISSLSMGKPGVAVELFENPSLLDDYTNDISNVINIYSKNIPDAFNYVQQYLSSKKYQERLDNARQLLHHINIVLHDCVLIKNNFEKYIVNTQEVSSLRKLASNFRNSELVKHQKMINLIMTKFNNGINPQLALENYFLTMKFNA, encoded by the coding sequence ATGAGTAAAGTTGATTATATTGGAAATAAGGCAGTTGTTGAGTATTTAAACAGAGCTATTGATTCACAGAATTTTTCACATGCCTACCTATTTGTCGGTCCCGAAAAAATAGGAAAATCTACATTAGCATACCAATTTGCAAAATCGGCACTTTGCTTGAATCCATCAATTAAATCAGCTATTGGTCCGTGTAATGATTGTAATTCATGCATTCAGTTCGATAAACATGTTCATGCCGACTTTCATGTATTAGAAAAGAGTGATGATAAAATAACTATTCCAGTTGAAGCACTTCGAATATTTCAAAGACAATTTAATAAAACCACTTTTGTAAGCAATCGAAAGGTAGGGATCATTAACACGGCAGATGCACTGAATATTGAAGGATCAAACGCACTTTTGAAAACATTGGAAGAGCCACCGGGGGATTCCATAATAATACTTATTTCCAGCAGTACAGAATCACTTCCCTTAACAGTAATTTCCCGCTGTCAGATTATTCCGTTTTCTTTGGTGCAAAAATCAGAAATAAAAGAAATGCTGTTACGAAATAAATGCGCAAATACCGATGCGTCAATTATTTCATCCTTATCGATGGGAAAACCCGGGGTTGCTGTCGAGTTATTTGAAAATCCATCTCTACTGGATGATTATACTAATGACATTAGCAATGTGATAAATATTTACTCTAAAAATATTCCGGATGCGTTTAATTATGTCCAGCAGTATCTTTCATCAAAAAAGTACCAGGAACGCTTAGACAATGCCAGGCAGCTATTACATCATATCAATATTGTTTTGCATGATTGCGTATTAATTAAAAATAATTTTGAAAAATACATCGTTAATACGCAGGAAGTATCTTCTCTTAGAAAACTGGCATCAAATTTCCGTAACTCCGAGCTGGTTAAACACCAAAAAATGATCAATCTGATTATGACAAAATTTAATAACGGGATTAACCCGCAATTAGCATTAGAAAATTATTTTTTAACAATGAAATTCAATGCGTAA
- a CDS encoding glycosyltransferase family 1 protein yields MVIGIDASRANEIRKTGTEWYAYYLIQEFKKIADPNDQYILYSKEPLRGELAELPANFVSKVLGWKPNLLWTQLRLSWEMFFRKPDVLFVPAHTIPFIHPKNTITTLHDVGFERFHELYSKSSIGHKIPFSRWLINIFIKAFTLGKYGSNEYDYHRFSARFALKHAKRILTISNFSKSEIIELFGKKFEQKLRVILNGFDDSRMNKVCSDYDIDQTMKKYRVHESYLLFTGRLEEKKNISGLIEAFYILKNRYKYEGQLVLIGKEGYRFENAKIKIIEYGLQNSVIQTGWITEQERIILLKSADLFVFPSFYEGFGIPPLEAMSVGVPVVASNTSAIPEVVGDAALLVDPHNPEIIAESIDSVLNDGVIRDNLIKKGYVRAKQFSWEKTALETLKEIVRISH; encoded by the coding sequence ATGGTGATAGGCATTGACGCTTCTCGTGCAAACGAAATTAGAAAGACAGGGACTGAGTGGTATGCATATTATTTGATTCAAGAATTCAAAAAAATTGCTGATCCTAATGATCAGTATATTTTGTATTCAAAGGAGCCTCTCAGGGGTGAGCTTGCGGAATTACCGGCAAATTTCGTTAGCAAAGTGCTTGGTTGGAAGCCAAATTTATTATGGACGCAATTACGACTTTCCTGGGAAATGTTCTTTCGGAAACCCGATGTATTATTCGTACCTGCCCATACCATCCCTTTTATCCATCCAAAAAACACAATAACTACTCTTCATGATGTTGGTTTTGAGAGGTTTCATGAACTTTACTCGAAAAGTTCAATCGGACATAAAATTCCGTTTTCAAGATGGTTAATTAATATATTTATAAAGGCATTCACTCTCGGCAAATACGGAAGTAACGAGTATGATTACCACCGTTTTTCAGCAAGGTTTGCATTAAAACACGCAAAAAGGATACTAACAATTTCAAATTTTTCAAAAAGTGAGATTATTGAATTATTCGGCAAGAAATTTGAGCAAAAACTGCGAGTTATACTGAATGGCTTTGACGATTCAAGGATGAACAAGGTTTGTTCAGATTATGACATTGATCAGACGATGAAGAAGTATCGAGTTCATGAATCGTACCTACTTTTTACCGGAAGATTGGAAGAGAAGAAAAATATATCCGGCCTGATTGAAGCTTTTTATATTTTAAAAAACAGATACAAATATGAAGGCCAGCTAGTTCTGATCGGAAAAGAAGGGTACCGATTTGAAAATGCAAAAATTAAAATAATTGAATATGGATTACAGAATTCCGTTATTCAGACCGGATGGATTACAGAACAAGAGAGAATAATCCTGCTTAAATCTGCTGACCTGTTTGTTTTCCCGAGTTTTTATGAAGGTTTTGGCATCCCACCACTCGAAGCAATGTCTGTCGGTGTCCCTGTTGTAGCATCTAATACTTCAGCAATCCCTGAAGTAGTGGGTGATGCCGCATTACTTGTTGATCCGCATAACCCGGAAATAATTGCAGAATCAATTGATTCCGTATTAAATGATGGTGTTATACGAGATAATTTAATCAAAAAAGGATATGTGAGAGCAAAACAGTTCAGTTGGGAGAAAACGGCGCTTGAAACATTAAAGGAGATTGTAAGAATTAGTCATTAG
- a CDS encoding rod shape-determining protein, with amino-acid sequence MSRKIGIDLGTANTLVYVPKRGIVINEPSVVAISISDKRVLAVGNEANEMLGRTPDSIVASRPLKDGVIADYKTTESMLRYFVNKALGGVRMFRPEVMIAVPAGITSTERRAVIDATLQAGAKAAYIIKEPIAAAIGSNIPIGSASGHMIIDIGGGTSEVAVISLGGMVTNTSARIGGNRFDYAIQEYIRKKYNLAIGEKTAELLKINIGSALPLSDKLTSDIRGRDMVTGLPRTITATSDDVTEAIQDELRGIVLAVKDVLQDTPPELAADIIDRGIVISGGGGLLRNIDKLLTRTTGVPSYIADEPLLSVVRGTGIALENLESYKRSILETK; translated from the coding sequence ATGTCAAGAAAAATTGGAATAGATCTAGGCACAGCAAATACGCTGGTATATGTACCAAAGCGCGGTATTGTAATTAACGAGCCGTCAGTTGTTGCTATTTCAATATCCGATAAACGCGTCTTGGCGGTAGGGAATGAGGCGAACGAGATGCTAGGTCGGACTCCTGACAGTATAGTTGCTTCCAGGCCGTTAAAAGACGGCGTAATTGCAGATTATAAAACAACCGAGAGTATGCTGAGATACTTTGTAAACAAGGCTCTTGGTGGTGTTAGAATGTTTAGACCAGAAGTCATGATCGCTGTCCCTGCCGGTATCACTTCAACTGAACGCAGAGCAGTTATTGATGCCACACTGCAGGCAGGCGCAAAAGCAGCGTACATTATTAAAGAGCCGATTGCCGCTGCAATCGGATCAAATATTCCGATTGGATCAGCATCCGGACATATGATAATTGATATCGGTGGCGGTACGTCGGAAGTTGCCGTAATATCCTTAGGCGGAATGGTAACTAACACATCGGCCAGGATCGGTGGAAATCGTTTTGACTATGCTATCCAGGAATATATTCGTAAAAAATATAACCTGGCGATCGGAGAAAAAACCGCAGAACTGTTAAAAATTAATATTGGATCAGCACTTCCGCTTTCAGACAAGCTAACCAGTGACATCCGGGGAAGGGATATGGTTACCGGACTGCCAAGAACCATAACAGCAACAAGTGACGATGTGACGGAAGCTATTCAGGATGAATTGCGCGGAATTGTTTTAGCTGTAAAAGATGTTCTTCAGGATACTCCACCGGAGCTTGCTGCTGATATTATTGATCGGGGAATTGTAATTAGCGGAGGAGGAGGGCTACTTAGAAATATTGATAAATTGCTGACACGAACAACCGGCGTACCTTCTTATATTGCTGATGAACCGTTATTGTCTGTTGTCAGAGGAACCGGAATCGCGCTGGAAAATCTGGAATCTTACAAAAGAAGTATATTAGAGACAAAATAA
- a CDS encoding DUF4012 domain-containing protein: MKKTPISKEKHSTNFAKTVSKSDKRKKLIKKCSICVLVFVVIVSIPAIIYYPPAKSAYNYALAGREDFVKAQGAIGAQDFSGAKKALLTAEEKMNKSKDELKKLNSIKFIPFVGKQLKAVDSILTATIQLGTGLQDLADLGDSVFSPLKQNGTAVSLSKISPEQTEEILKAIYESPPLLQGVKADIDLAVIAINSIPDRGLIGSIDKIVAPLKEQLPAIQSGLEIAIPAAEAIPQIAGYPTKKTYLFLLQNNTELRPTGGFIGTYGILKLNNGAIDSFNTDNIYNLDSPNHGTLIANPPWQLTKYLSADKWFMRDSNWSPDFPTSAEKAEWFYHKEGGSENTIDGVIAVTPTFIESLIALTGDIEANGVTFTADNFIETLQYQVEQGFYRQGITESERKEIIGVLSSKLLDKVLELPSDRWPDMWETFQKDITAKHILLYLKDKVVQNLIIEQGWGGSIKQTDGDYFSVIDANMASLKSDPGVVRTVDYLVEKNEADDYIAKLKIHYDNQGTFDWKSTRYRTYTRVYVPLGSELLSSEGVMENDKLKGGRPGEVEITEENGKTVFGGFISIEPQEQGELIYTYKLPKAISEKIENNEYTLFAQKQAGTAAYMLNVKLDLGQKIASYAPIDKAEQDGQNIVTFSTDLGQDREFNVNFK, from the coding sequence ATGAAAAAAACTCCTATATCAAAAGAAAAACATTCAACAAATTTTGCGAAAACAGTTAGCAAGTCGGATAAACGCAAAAAGCTGATAAAAAAGTGCTCAATTTGTGTATTGGTATTTGTTGTAATTGTTTCAATTCCCGCAATTATCTACTATCCGCCGGCTAAATCCGCCTACAATTATGCGCTTGCCGGCAGGGAAGATTTTGTAAAAGCGCAGGGAGCAATCGGCGCGCAAGATTTCAGCGGCGCAAAAAAGGCCCTGCTTACAGCGGAAGAAAAGATGAATAAATCAAAAGATGAACTTAAAAAACTGAACTCGATTAAATTTATTCCTTTTGTAGGAAAGCAGCTTAAAGCAGTTGATAGTATTTTGACGGCAACGATACAGTTGGGAACCGGTTTGCAGGATCTTGCCGATTTAGGCGATTCAGTGTTTTCACCGCTGAAGCAGAATGGTACGGCAGTTAGTCTGTCAAAGATTTCACCGGAGCAGACCGAGGAAATCCTAAAGGCCATCTATGAGTCACCTCCATTATTGCAGGGCGTAAAAGCTGATATTGATCTCGCGGTCATAGCGATTAATAGCATTCCTGATCGGGGATTGATCGGATCGATAGATAAAATTGTCGCCCCACTTAAAGAGCAACTGCCTGCGATTCAATCAGGACTGGAAATAGCTATCCCTGCAGCAGAAGCTATTCCGCAGATTGCAGGATATCCAACCAAAAAAACATATTTATTTTTGCTTCAAAATAACACTGAGTTAAGACCGACTGGTGGTTTTATCGGTACCTATGGAATCCTGAAACTAAATAACGGGGCAATCGACAGTTTTAACACTGACAACATTTATAATTTGGATTCACCGAATCATGGTACATTAATTGCTAATCCGCCATGGCAATTAACAAAGTATCTAAGCGCGGACAAATGGTTTATGCGTGACTCCAACTGGTCTCCTGATTTTCCGACATCAGCTGAAAAAGCAGAGTGGTTTTATCATAAAGAAGGCGGGTCTGAAAATACAATCGACGGAGTTATTGCTGTAACCCCGACATTCATTGAATCCCTGATTGCCTTAACCGGAGATATAGAAGCAAATGGAGTAACATTTACAGCTGACAATTTTATCGAAACACTGCAATATCAGGTGGAACAGGGATTTTATAGACAGGGGATAACCGAATCAGAAAGAAAAGAGATTATCGGTGTATTGTCATCAAAACTATTGGACAAAGTCCTCGAACTCCCATCCGATCGATGGCCTGATATGTGGGAAACATTCCAAAAAGACATTACCGCCAAGCATATTCTTCTTTATCTAAAAGATAAAGTGGTTCAAAATTTAATTATTGAACAAGGCTGGGGCGGTAGTATTAAGCAGACTGATGGCGATTATTTCTCCGTAATTGATGCAAATATGGCAAGTCTCAAATCTGATCCGGGGGTAGTTAGAACGGTCGATTATTTAGTAGAAAAAAATGAAGCGGATGATTATATCGCAAAACTAAAAATTCATTACGACAACCAGGGTACTTTCGATTGGAAATCAACAAGGTATCGAACATATACACGGGTTTATGTTCCACTTGGAAGTGAATTATTGAGTTCAGAAGGTGTAATGGAAAATGATAAACTGAAAGGTGGTAGACCCGGTGAAGTTGAAATAACAGAAGAAAATGGTAAGACTGTTTTCGGCGGATTTATTTCTATAGAACCGCAGGAGCAGGGGGAGCTTATTTACACTTATAAACTACCAAAAGCTATATCCGAAAAAATTGAAAATAATGAATACACATTATTCGCCCAGAAGCAGGCGGGTACAGCGGCGTACATGTTGAACGTAAAATTGGATTTGGGACAGAAAATTGCATCGTATGCGCCTATTGACAAAGCAGAGCAAGATGGGCAAAATATAGTGACCTTCTCAACTGACCTTGGGCAAGATCGGGAATTTAATGTAAACTTTAAGTAA
- a CDS encoding glycosyltransferase family 2 protein, with protein sequence MILSIIILNYKSEGLVRYCIKNILKSNIGLEYEIIVVDNASPNGGVEKLKIEYPAIRFIELKENNGFSAGNNAGIKAAKGKYISIMNPDIVVSPGSFEKLVDFMDRNSDVGCSGPKLLNPDGTIQNSCLRFPTGIMPLYRRSPLGKSSSGQRYLKHYLMHDFDHNSNIPVDWLFGACIIARKSAIDDVGLLDEKYFLYIGDTDWCRMFWEKGYKVYYVAESKMIHYHHRESAANPGISGVFNYVTRIHLRDFYHYTKKFKNKKLPVKN encoded by the coding sequence ATGATTCTATCCATAATAATTTTAAATTACAAATCCGAAGGGCTTGTTCGATATTGTATAAAAAATATTTTGAAATCAAATATCGGTTTAGAATATGAAATAATTGTTGTTGATAATGCATCTCCAAACGGTGGTGTAGAAAAACTGAAAATAGAATACCCGGCAATACGATTTATTGAGCTTAAAGAAAATAATGGATTTAGTGCAGGCAACAATGCGGGTATAAAAGCAGCAAAGGGCAAATATATATCAATAATGAATCCAGATATCGTTGTATCTCCCGGTTCATTTGAAAAACTGGTTGATTTTATGGACAGAAATTCAGACGTTGGCTGTTCCGGTCCGAAATTATTAAACCCTGATGGTACAATCCAGAATTCATGCCTACGTTTTCCAACCGGTATTATGCCATTGTACAGAAGAAGCCCACTTGGAAAATCTAGTAGCGGCCAAAGATATTTGAAGCACTACCTTATGCATGATTTCGATCATAATAGTAATATTCCAGTTGACTGGCTATTTGGCGCCTGCATAATCGCTAGAAAATCCGCAATAGATGATGTTGGTTTATTGGATGAAAAATACTTTTTATATATTGGAGATACGGACTGGTGCAGAATGTTTTGGGAAAAGGGATATAAGGTTTACTATGTCGCAGAATCGAAAATGATTCATTATCATCATCGTGAATCAGCAGCTAATCCGGGCATCTCAGGTGTTTTCAATTATGTTACAAGAATCCATTTAAGAGATTTTTATCATTATACAAAAAAATTTAAAAATAAGAAATTACCAGTAAAAAATTAA
- a CDS encoding glycosyltransferase family 2 protein: MLNNTPEISIIITTWNSIKYLPALFNSIQIQTKRNFEIIVVDNCSSDNSALWIRNNYPDAKMVVNSSNLGFAKANNQGIKIAKAPFIVLCNADIIMSKSFLEDLYNGIMVNDKIGSVGGKLMKINADLNSVNDSVTIDSTGIAFNRSRRATDRGENEKDHGQYNGSEEVFGISAALVMYRKSALEDVAEDGQYLDESFFSYKEDIDLAWRLRLAGYISVYISEALAFHARGIARKTDLSDRGTIKNRKGKNPKANYLSYRNHMFLLAKNESLKNIFLNPFLLWYEFKKFIYLLFREPLSLYAIINFYFSLPKLMNKRRKIKKHMKIKREDIIKYFR; encoded by the coding sequence ATGTTAAATAATACACCTGAGATATCAATTATTATTACCACCTGGAACAGCATAAAATATCTGCCCGCTCTTTTTAATTCCATCCAGATACAAACGAAAAGAAACTTTGAAATTATTGTGGTTGATAATTGCTCCAGCGATAATTCCGCTTTATGGATCAGGAATAATTATCCGGACGCAAAAATGGTAGTGAATAGTTCCAATTTAGGATTTGCCAAAGCAAATAACCAGGGGATAAAAATCGCTAAAGCACCATTTATTGTTCTCTGCAATGCAGACATTATTATGTCGAAAAGCTTTTTAGAGGATTTATATAACGGAATAATGGTAAATGACAAAATAGGATCCGTCGGTGGTAAACTGATGAAAATCAACGCTGACTTGAACAGTGTAAATGATTCTGTTACTATAGACTCTACTGGAATCGCATTCAACAGAAGTAGAAGGGCAACTGACCGCGGAGAAAATGAAAAGGACCACGGACAATATAACGGAAGTGAAGAAGTATTTGGTATTTCAGCGGCACTCGTTATGTATCGGAAATCTGCACTTGAAGATGTTGCTGAAGACGGTCAGTACCTCGATGAAAGTTTTTTTTCATACAAGGAGGATATCGATCTGGCCTGGCGTCTGCGTTTAGCGGGGTATATATCCGTCTATATTTCAGAAGCTTTGGCGTTTCACGCCAGGGGAATCGCTAGAAAAACCGATCTATCTGACAGGGGAACAATTAAGAATAGAAAGGGGAAAAACCCCAAAGCAAATTATTTGTCCTATAGAAACCATATGTTCCTTCTAGCAAAAAATGAAAGTTTGAAGAATATATTTTTAAATCCATTTCTTCTATGGTACGAATTTAAGAAGTTTATATATTTATTATTCAGAGAACCATTATCTTTGTACGCAATAATCAATTTTTATTTCAGTCTACCAAAATTAATGAATAAAAGAAGAAAAATTAAAAAACATATGAAGATAAAAAGAGAAGATATTATAAAATATTTCCGATGA